The region CCTACTGGATATTACGAAATCGCTAAGACATTTGATGAAGACACCCTCTTGTTAGTTCAACATGAGAAAACTATTTATAAAGCAGAACAAAGAAACTCTTATAATTCTTCCCAAAAATCAAAACTTAAAAGCAGTGAAAAGATTTACTTTCTCTATAATAAAGATGCTATCGAAATTGAGAATCACAAAAAGCGCAGTGTAAAAGCTTTTCCTAATTCTACTCAATCCCAATTAAAAACTTATATCAAAGAAAATAATATTAAGTTTAACGACGATTACAAAGGTCTTATTGCGTTGATTAACAAGTATATAAATTTATAATCACCCCTTTATCCAGCTTTAAATTCTTTAAGGTAAAAAGGTTCAAAATAAGCGACATCTACGGTGTCGCTTATTTTATTCTTTTCTATGGCAAGGTCACACAAAGTAGTTGCGGTAGGGTTTGAAGTGATGTAGCTATGCTGTTCTTCTTGAATCAACTCTCTAAATTTTTCTATTCCAGTACCTATAAATGTAAGTTTTCCGCTTTCGCGAAAGCGAGAAAAACTTTCTTTTTCTAATATTACCGCAGACACTTCTTGTAGGATTTCTTCCCCTTCAAAAACAGCAGCATAGACTTCCATTCTTCGAGCATCAAGCATAGGAACTGTAATACCTGAAGAGGTGTTTTGCTTGCTCAAAGATTCTAATGTACTGATGGCTATCAGTGGGATATCCAGCGCATAGCACAATCCTTTTGCTGAGGCAACTCCTATACGCAATCCCGTATAAGAACCTGGACCTTCGCTTACAGCAATAGCATTAAGATCTTTGGTAGAAAAATTATTGCGAGATAAAATCTCCTCTATATAAATATGCAAACGTTCTCCATGACTATAACCGTCACTGTTATCTTCTAGTACGTCCAGACAATTGAGAATTCCACAATCATTTTGAAAGGCTCCATTTTCAGTCGCAAGCGCAACAGAACAGTTTGTAGAAGTTGTTTCTATACATAATATTAAGGACATGACTAGGCTGCTTTGTCTTCTTCAGAAGAGGTTGTTTTAGAGTCTTTATCTTTTTTTGTACTTACCGCTTTTCCTGATTTTAAAGTCTTTGTAACTGTTCTATAAGGTCCAGTAATTACTTTTTCTCCTTTTTCAAGGCCAGTGAGTACCACTATATTTTTATCATCTTGGATACCTGTAGTTATCACTCTTAACTTGGCTTTGCCATTTTGCTCCAGATAAACACATTCAAATTTTTTATCACTTGTAGATAGGTCCCTAGAACTTTTTCTGCTTTCTAGAGTATCATTTTTAATGACGATAGAGCTTATAGGAATGGCAATCGCATCTTTCTTTTCTCTTGTGATAATGTCCACAGTAGCAGTCATTCCAGGTTTAAAAGGGCTGTAGTTGTCACTTTTACCTTCTAAAAGTTCTTTATAGCTATCCGGTAGGATTCTTACTTTTACTTTAAAGTTAGTCACTTGATCTGCACTTAGCGATCCAGTAGCGGTGTTGGCAATTTCAGTTACTTCTCCTTGAAATTTTCTTTTTAAGTAGGCATCTACTTCAACAATGGCTTTGTCGCCTACTTCTATCTTAACGATGTCATTCTCATTCACATCTACCTCAACTTCCATTTGAGAAAGATCTGCAACACGCAGTAATTCTGTTCCTGCCATTTGTTGAGTTCCCACTACTCGCTCTCCTAACTCGACTGCAAGTAAGGAAATTGTTCCCGTCATAGGGGCGAAAATGCTGGTGCGACTTAAATTATCTGTAGCTTCATTAACAGTAGCTCCTGCACTTTGAACTGAAAAATACGCAGAACGTTCTGCGGCTTTTGCTCTTTGATAAGCAGCAGTAGAAGCATCAAATTCTGATTGCGAAATCACTCCTTTTTCAAAGAGTTGAGAAGCACGCTGGTAATTTGCCTTTGCTTCTACAAGACTTGCTTTTGCTTGTTCAAAACCGGCCTTAGTATTAGCAAGTCCAGCTTTTGATCTGCTTACGCTAGATTGTAATAAATCTGGATTGATCTTAGCAAGAAGGTCTCCCTTCTGAACTGATTGACCTTCTCTTATAGGCAATTCAATAATCTCACCTGGTACTTCTGGAGATATACTCACCTCTACTTCTGGTTTGATTTTTCCTGTGGCACTCACCGTTTCTGTAACATCCATGGTGGTCACTTCCATAACCTCTACCGATATACCTTCGTCACTATTAGCAGCAACCATTTTGTAGCCGAGATAGCCCAGTACAACAACAGCTATTAGTATTACTATAATAATTATTGCTTTCTTCATAATTGATGGTTTATAATCTTAACTCGTTAACAGGTATACCGAAATACAATTCCAATACTTTTAAATTAAATATGTACTGGTATTTTGACTGGATCACTTGATTTGCTGCACTTACCACTTGTTGCCTACTTTGTTCAAAATCAAAGGCATTAAGCAAGCCTACGTTATATCTTTCTTGAGAATATTCAAAGGCTGTTCTTCTAGCTTCTAGTGTTTTTAAGGCACTTGCGTATGCTACTTTAGAACCTTCAGCATCTGTATAAGCTCTATAAACTAAAGCCTCTAAATCTAATTTTGCTTGTTGTTCTGCAATATTTGCGCGCTCTAAATTAATTTTTGCTCGGTCTACTTGATTTCGTGTAGAAAAACCGTTAAATACAGGAACATTAAGAGAGATTCCATAAGAGATCCCATCTAATAAATATAACTGATCTATAATTGCAAGATCGGTATCTTCTTGTGCGTTAGTATTATAATTAAGAAATCCAGTTACCGTAGGAGAATACCCTGATCTAGCGATTAAAAGGTCTTGGGTGGAAAGCTTTTTATTTATTTCAGCTATCTTGATTTCACTACGAGTATCTAACGCATTGTTGACGACTTGATCCACTTCATTATCTAAAATAGTAGTTACTGGTACCGAATAGTCTACTTCTGCCACATCAAAATTCTCATAATCTTCGATCATAAGCAGTTGAGCTAAATTTAGTTTTGAAATAGTAAGGCTGTTCTGCGCGGTAATTATTTGTTGATTTTCACTCTCATAAGTAGCTTGAATTTCTAATAAGTCACCTCTAGGTAAAGATCCTGCTTCGACTAGATTTTGAGTTTGCTTAATTTGTGAATTAGTAACTTCGTGCTGCTTTAATAAGACTTGTAAGTTTTCCCTATTGAAAAGTACATTCAAAAAAGTATTTGCAACGTTAACAGCTGTGTTATCAATTAAATTTTGCAATCTATAATCAGCTGCCTCAGCAGAAAGGTTGGCGCGTTTATACTGTCTAAAACTCCTCAAACCGTCAAAGATGGTCACTCCAGAACTTGCTCCACCAGATAGGTTGGTCCTTTTATTATTTTGAAAACCAGAAACTGGATTAAATTGGAAACCCTGAGATACGGTCCTTCTTGCAGATAAGTTCAACGAAGGTAAAAAATTACCTAATGCATCTCGCTTTTCTACTACCGCAACCTCTTTATCTAATTCTCCGTTTTTTATGGAGATATTCTTGTCTATAGCTTGTTGGATACACTCTTGCAAGGTCCATCCGTTATTCTGTTGCGCTTTCGCGAAAGCGAAACTAAAAAGAACAATGCTGCAAATTATTAACTTCTTCATAATATGGTTATGTCTATATGTAGATCTAAGATGTGATTTGTTACAAAAAAATATTATCCTCCGAATCCACCACGTCCAGCAGGGAGTTTTAAGGCATTCCAAACTTTGATGTTATCCCCTTCTTTTACTCCAGAAAGTACTTCCACGTTTATACCGTTGCTCAATCCCAATTCGATATCACGACGTTCAAACTGTTGATCCCCTATCTCGATTTCAACATAAGGTTTTTTAGTCTCTGGATCATATTGCACCAGTGCCTCTTTGATACTCAACACGTCATCTCTTCTGTCTAAAATAATACTAGCATTTGCACTTAAGCCTGCTCTTATAAACGTGGAGTCTTGTGTCGCTTTAAGAGTTCCTTTAATAGCAAATTGAATAGCTCCATTCTCTGCAATTCCTTTAGGTGCCACATAATCTAAAATAGCGTCAAACTTTTTATTGTCAAAAGCTCCTACGGTAATTTTTAGTGCGAGACCTTCTTTAATCTTCCCTACTTCACTTTCATCTACCTTTCCTTCAAAGATCATTTTATTCACATCAGCAATCATGGCGATGGAAGTACCTTCATTAAAGTTATTGGACTCAATAACTTGATTTCCTTCTTTCACAGGAACGTCTAGCACCATTCCAGAAACGGTTGCACGTATAGATGTTTGTGCATAGTTCCCAAGACCAGCGGTAGTCCCCGTTCTTATGATATCATAGTTTTGCTGTGAACCCCTTAGACTTACCTGCTCTTGCTTGTAACGTTGCAAAGCGTTGTTATAAGCATTTTGAGCCAGGTCAAATTCGTTTGCAGAAATCACTCCTTTATCAAAAAGGGATTTCTGTCTGTTAAAAATGGCCTTTTGATTATCTAGTGCTAGTTTTGCTGTTTCTACAGATGTTCTCGCTCCTGCGATATTATTTTTAGCACTAGTCAGAGAGGACACATTAGGTACTACTTTAATATCTGCAATAAGGTCTCCTGCTTTAACTAAATCACCTGCCTCGACATGGATCTTATCAATAACACCAGAGATATTAGGTTTGATACTAACCTCCTCTTTTGGCACAATGCTACCTGTTGCCACGGTCTCTTTGATAATGGTTTCCTTGGTAGGTTGCTCAGTGGTATAGGTAATAGGATCTTCTCGATCTTTTTGCCAGATGTAATAAATCCCTGCTGATGCGAGCAGCAAAATTATAATAAGTGTGATGACGGTTCCTGTTCGTTTCATTATGATTGCTTAGTTGTTATTCTGTTCTTAATGCATCTACTGGTTTCATAGTAGTTGCTCGTGATGCTGGTATAAATCCAGCGAGTAATCCTGAGATGGTTAATATGATTAATGCTATGATGATTACAAAAATATTTACTGATGGATTGGCAAAATTATCCATAGGACCACTTTGTTCCAGCACATAATTCATTATCCAAATAAATCCAGATGCAAAAGCAATTCCAGCAAGACCAGAAACCAAGGTTAGCACTATTGATTCTTGAAGAATTTGCGCTTTTATGTTCCATGGAGTTGCCCCTAACGCACGGCGCACTCCTATTTCATTAGTTCGCTCTTTAACTACAATTAGCATGATATTACTAATTCCTATTCCTCCTGACAGCAGTACTAAAGCGCCGACAAAATAGCCGACAAAATCAAGTATATTGAATAGCCCATTAAACTTTGCAAATTCCTCTGCAACATCATTATTTCCTATAGCTCTGTTATCAGTTGGGTGAACACTGTGTTGCTCCCTCATCACATCAATCACTTGCTCTTTAATAGACGTGATACTAACACCATCATAAGCAGTTAGCGTCATCCATCTTACCTCATCTGCAGAGTTAAAAGCTTTTCCAAAAGTGGTAAAAGGAATAAAAATAGTATTGGCCTCTTCCTCACTATCTCCGTTAGTATTAGGATTATCAAAAACACCTACCACCTTAAAGTTGACTCCTTGAAGTGTGATATAGGAACCTATAGGTTCTTCACCTATATCATATAGTGCTTTTACAACGTCTACACCTATTACGGCACTTTTCATTTCTTTCTGAATGTCAGAATAGCTTAACCACCTTCCTTTCAGAATATCCATATATTGTTGGTTAATGAATTCTGGATAATCTCCATTTACCTGAAAAGCACCAGTTTTTTCATTACGCGTAACGTTATTGGCTCCTCGATAACCACCTAGCTGTTGTCTAGGAGTTACATATTTTAAAGCAGGTAATTTTTGTTTAAGAGCTTCTACGTCGGCTAGTTTAAATTGTATTCTACGACCCTTATTCATTCCTTTATAAGGAATAGAAGTGCTTTGCCCCCAAATGTACATCGTATTAGTTGCTCTATTGGCAAATTGAACGCTGACACCTGTTCTCAATCCATTAGTAAGAGCCAGTAATGCAACTAGGATAAAAATCCCCCAAAAAACTCCAAACGCAGTTAGTAAGGTTCTCACTTTATTTGCATTGAGCGCCTCTAATATTTCATTCCATCTATCTTTATTAAACATATTACTCGTCTCTTAGTGCTTCAATAGGTTTGATATTTGCTGCTCGTCTTGCAGGTATAAATCCTGCTATAGCTCCAGATACTACCAGGATTATTACTGTGGTAATCGCAGTGGCAAAGTCAACTGTAGGATTATCAATAAAATCGTTTTGAATATAAGGAGCTGCGATTTCTAACAGACCTACCCCTAAGAACAAACCGATCAACCCTGAGATACTCGTAATAAATATAGATTCTTGTAAAATCATCATAATGATCTCACTAGGCAATGCTCCTAATGCTTTTCTAATTCCTATTTCTTTGGTGCGTTCTTTTACAACAATAAGCATGATATTACCCACCCCTACTACTCCAGCAATAATGGTTCCTAGGCCTATAAACCAAAACACTGCTTTGATGACGTCTATTAAATCAAAAAATGGCTTTGCTTGTTCTAAGGTATCCTCTACCCTTATGGCAACTCTATCATCTGGAGCTACTACAAATCTTGTTCTCAAATCTTGTTCAATAGATTGCGTCATTAGCGCACTTAACTTTGCTGTTTCATTAAAGTTTTTACCCATGTTCACGGTATAAGCGATACGGCTGATGTTTTCACCTTGATTAAAAACTCGCTGTGCTGTTGTAATTGGAATAAATAACCTAGACTCTTCTCTAGTTCCTCCTGGATCTGTGTAGACACCTACTACAGTAAAGTTGATATTGTTATTTACAAGGATGATCTTTCCTACTGGATCGCTATCAGGAAACAAATCTTCTTTCATTTGATAACCTATAAGAGCTACTTTACGAGTTTCTTCTACATCTGATTGACTTATAAAACGACCATGTGAAAGTGTTGCATTTTCTATAAATTGTTGATCTGGAAAAACACCTTCTATACGGTAACTTCCCTGTTTATCTTTATAATTGATCTGCCCACCCCAAGTTCTGTATAGACTTGTTTTATATTCTATCTGATCTTCATATTTGTAATTGAGACTTTCAAAGTCTGCATTTGTCATTTGAAGATTGCGACCAGG is a window of Nonlabens sp. MB-3u-79 DNA encoding:
- a CDS encoding ABC transporter permease, whose translation is MFNKDRWNEILEALNANKVRTLLTAFGVFWGIFILVALLALTNGLRTGVSVQFANRATNTMYIWGQSTSIPYKGMNKGRRIQFKLADVEALKQKLPALKYVTPRQQLGGYRGANNVTRNEKTGAFQVNGDYPEFINQQYMDILKGRWLSYSDIQKEMKSAVIGVDVVKALYDIGEEPIGSYITLQGVNFKVVGVFDNPNTNGDSEEEANTIFIPFTTFGKAFNSADEVRWMTLTAYDGVSITSIKEQVIDVMREQHSVHPTDNRAIGNNDVAEEFAKFNGLFNILDFVGYFVGALVLLSGGIGISNIMLIVVKERTNEIGVRRALGATPWNIKAQILQESIVLTLVSGLAGIAFASGFIWIMNYVLEQSGPMDNFANPSVNIFVIIIALIILTISGLLAGFIPASRATTMKPVDALRTE
- a CDS encoding efflux RND transporter periplasmic adaptor subunit, translating into MKRTGTVITLIIILLLASAGIYYIWQKDREDPITYTTEQPTKETIIKETVATGSIVPKEEVSIKPNISGVIDKIHVEAGDLVKAGDLIADIKVVPNVSSLTSAKNNIAGARTSVETAKLALDNQKAIFNRQKSLFDKGVISANEFDLAQNAYNNALQRYKQEQVSLRGSQQNYDIIRTGTTAGLGNYAQTSIRATVSGMVLDVPVKEGNQVIESNNFNEGTSIAMIADVNKMIFEGKVDESEVGKIKEGLALKITVGAFDNKKFDAILDYVAPKGIAENGAIQFAIKGTLKATQDSTFIRAGLSANASIILDRRDDVLSIKEALVQYDPETKKPYVEIEIGDQQFERRDIELGLSNGINVEVLSGVKEGDNIKVWNALKLPAGRGGFGG
- a CDS encoding efflux RND transporter periplasmic adaptor subunit; translated protein: MKKAIIIIVILIAVVVLGYLGYKMVAANSDEGISVEVMEVTTMDVTETVSATGKIKPEVEVSISPEVPGEIIELPIREGQSVQKGDLLAKINPDLLQSSVSRSKAGLANTKAGFEQAKASLVEAKANYQRASQLFEKGVISQSEFDASTAAYQRAKAAERSAYFSVQSAGATVNEATDNLSRTSIFAPMTGTISLLAVELGERVVGTQQMAGTELLRVADLSQMEVEVDVNENDIVKIEVGDKAIVEVDAYLKRKFQGEVTEIANTATGSLSADQVTNFKVKVRILPDSYKELLEGKSDNYSPFKPGMTATVDIITREKKDAIAIPISSIVIKNDTLESRKSSRDLSTSDKKFECVYLEQNGKAKLRVITTGIQDDKNIVVLTGLEKGEKVITGPYRTVTKTLKSGKAVSTKKDKDSKTTSSEEDKAA
- the tsaB gene encoding tRNA (adenosine(37)-N6)-threonylcarbamoyltransferase complex dimerization subunit type 1 TsaB produces the protein MSLILCIETTSTNCSVALATENGAFQNDCGILNCLDVLEDNSDGYSHGERLHIYIEEILSRNNFSTKDLNAIAVSEGPGSYTGLRIGVASAKGLCYALDIPLIAISTLESLSKQNTSSGITVPMLDARRMEVYAAVFEGEEILQEVSAVILEKESFSRFRESGKLTFIGTGIEKFRELIQEEQHSYITSNPTATTLCDLAIEKNKISDTVDVAYFEPFYLKEFKAG
- a CDS encoding TolC family protein, translated to MKKLIICSIVLFSFAFAKAQQNNGWTLQECIQQAIDKNISIKNGELDKEVAVVEKRDALGNFLPSLNLSARRTVSQGFQFNPVSGFQNNKRTNLSGGASSGVTIFDGLRSFRQYKRANLSAEAADYRLQNLIDNTAVNVANTFLNVLFNRENLQVLLKQHEVTNSQIKQTQNLVEAGSLPRGDLLEIQATYESENQQIITAQNSLTISKLNLAQLLMIEDYENFDVAEVDYSVPVTTILDNEVDQVVNNALDTRSEIKIAEINKKLSTQDLLIARSGYSPTVTGFLNYNTNAQEDTDLAIIDQLYLLDGISYGISLNVPVFNGFSTRNQVDRAKINLERANIAEQQAKLDLEALVYRAYTDAEGSKVAYASALKTLEARRTAFEYSQERYNVGLLNAFDFEQSRQQVVSAANQVIQSKYQYIFNLKVLELYFGIPVNELRL
- a CDS encoding ABC transporter permease, with translation MFNIERWQEIFETISKNKLRTFLTSLSVASGIFILVILLGVSSGIANGVREQFSSDATNRIQISTRTTTKEFKGLNPGRNLQMTNADFESLNYKYEDQIEYKTSLYRTWGGQINYKDKQGSYRIEGVFPDQQFIENATLSHGRFISQSDVEETRKVALIGYQMKEDLFPDSDPVGKIILVNNNINFTVVGVYTDPGGTREESRLFIPITTAQRVFNQGENISRIAYTVNMGKNFNETAKLSALMTQSIEQDLRTRFVVAPDDRVAIRVEDTLEQAKPFFDLIDVIKAVFWFIGLGTIIAGVVGVGNIMLIVVKERTKEIGIRKALGALPSEIIMMILQESIFITSISGLIGLFLGVGLLEIAAPYIQNDFIDNPTVDFATAITTVIILVVSGAIAGFIPARRAANIKPIEALRDE